In the genome of Terriglobia bacterium, one region contains:
- a CDS encoding acyl carrier protein — protein sequence MDELKAVIHDYVVKEYLEEGDERVITETTPIISSGIVDSFSMVSLKRFLEKKYSIRIPDEEATPDAFDTVSSIATLVRRFQQAQKVEA from the coding sequence ATGGACGAACTTAAAGCAGTGATTCACGACTACGTGGTTAAGGAATATCTGGAAGAAGGCGACGAGAGGGTGATCACGGAGACGACGCCGATCATCAGCAGCGGAATCGTCGATTCTTTTTCGATGGTATCGCTGAAGAGATTCTTGGAGAAAAAGTACTCGATTCGAATTCCTGACGAGGAGGCTACTCCGGACGCTTTCGATACGGTTTCGAGCATAGCCACGCTGGTCAGGCGTTTTCAGCAAGCACAGAAAGTCGAGGCGTAG